One Euphorbia lathyris chromosome 1, ddEupLath1.1, whole genome shotgun sequence DNA segment encodes these proteins:
- the LOC136210184 gene encoding calmodulin calcium-dependent NAD kinase-like yields MQKDYNNKPSLTEILVASSIGLFIAAAVHYRYRLNKNRKIVPRIITKDDGKSERLERFSHYVVRQMGFKDRRECPHLCKIAAEYIRKNEACEEDIYAYFADELEADSLFVKLLEELERCILSYFAFHWSHADLLMHQVLSTDAEPKRKFKNIVMAATREQRFERVTKNLKVARVFNTLVEEMKAMGLASTDESRCTEVMAPVAHSDRSPVLLFMGGGMGAGKSTVLKDILKEPFWAGAAGNAVIIEADAFKESDVIYRALSKRGHADMIQTAELVHQSSTDAASSLLVTALNEGRDVIMDGTLSWLPFVVQTITMARNVHRRRYRMGAGYKVGDDGNVTENYWEQIDEEQSLLDGGKKRKPYRIELVGVVCDAYLAVVRGIRRAIICRRAVRVRSQLKSHKRFANAFLSYCQLVDSARLYCTNALEGPPKMIGWKERDRNLLVDPDEIDCLSRVGRLNEEADSIYQLYQNPNPACAAGSIWKDIVLSPSRLNIQQELKYCIQKIESSKL; encoded by the exons ATGCAGAAAG ATTATAACAACAAGCCATCTTTGACAGAAATATTAGTGGCGTCTTCGATTGGATTATTCATTGCAGCAGCAGTGCATTATCGTTATCGGCTGAACAAGAACCGGAAGATTGTCCCTCGTATAATAACAAAAGATGATGGAAAAAGTGAGAGGCTCGAAAGGTTCTCTCATTACGTAG TTAGGCAAATGGGATTTAAGGACAGAAGAGAATGTCCACACCTATGCAAAATAGCTGCAGAATATATTCGGAAGAACGAGGCATGTGAAGAAGATATTTATGCTTACTTTGCTGATGAACTTGAAGCAGATTCCCTTTTCGTCAAGCTTCTCGAAGAGCTCGAAAGATGCATTCTTAGCTATTTTGCTTTCCATTGGAGCCATGCTGATCTCCTCATGCATCAG GTGTTGAGTACTGATGCAGAACCCAAACGGAAGTTCAAAAACATTGTCATGGCTGCAACAAG gGAACAGAGATTCGAGAGGGTGACAAAAAATCTCAAGGTAGCTCGGGTGTTCAATACATTGGTTGAGGAAATGAAAGCAATGGGATTAGCTTCAACTGATGAGTCTAGATGTACAGAAGTAATGGCACCTGTTGCACATTCTGATCGTAGTCCTGTCCTGCTTTTTATGGGTGGTGGAATGGGTGCCGGCAAGAGTACTGTGCTCAAGGATATTCTCAAAGA ACCATTCTGGGCAGGAGCAGCAGGAAATGCAGTGATTATTGAGGCAGATGCCTTTAAAGAATCAGATGTCATTTACAGAGCCCTCAGCAAAAGAGGGCATGCGGATATGATCCAAACAGCAGAATTG GTTCATCAGTCTTCGACAGATGCAGCATCTTCTCTACTGGTGACAGCACTGAATGAAGGGAGAGATGTGATAATGGATGGAACACTTTCCTGGTTACCATTTGTAGTGCAGACAATAACAATGGCAAGGAATGTGCATCGGAGACGTTATCGAATGGGAGCCGGTTACAAGGTAGGAGATGATGGAAATGTAACTGAGAACTACTGGGAACAAATTGATGAAGAACAGTCTCTACTTGATGGTGGTAAAAAGAGGAAGCCATATCGGATTGAGCTTGTTGGGGTTGTTTGTGATGCTTACTTAGCCGTGGTTAGAGGCATCAGAAGAGCTATAATATGCAGAAGAGCTGTAAGGGTTAGATCACAATTGAAATCCCATAAAAGGTTTGCCAATGCTTTTTTAAGCTACTGCCAACTGGTTGATAGTGCAAGGCTTTATTGCACCAATGCTCTTGAAGGTCCACCTAAG ATGATAGGTTGGAAAGAAAGAGACAGAAACCTACTAGTTGATCCAGATGAAATAGACTGTCTAAGCAGGGTTGGGAGATTGAACGAGGAAGCTGACTCAATCTATCAACTTTACCAAAATCCTAACCCTGCTTGTGCTGCTGGTTCTATTTGGAAAGACATTGTATTATCACCTTCCAGATTAAACATTCAACAGGAGTTGAAATATTGCATCCAGAAAATTGAATcttctaaattataa